A window of Pirellula sp. SH-Sr6A contains these coding sequences:
- the infB gene encoding translation initiation factor IF-2, whose translation MAVRIYSLAKDVGLDSKELVDLCARLGIQNKGSALASLEDDEIAKIKKHLDEKSSATAAPPPPPKPAREPLKEAPIRDLSGKLGGAKRDLSSGRRATVGTGVSTDARGDAEYPAEDVSTTEQPVAPSESEDIASEPAPAMVAESSPTAAPIEDVEIDMPAESDAVSEKELAESSKSSTPGPLRRDDYYAPAQTSGKVRVLGRQRPAAPSADGSKPSADRPDRAKRSREPVLNLARIPKSATPPPSAKPQEQATQKPIVKLTPDVIQGVKKGMEKPTEKQPLPGKQTGTGAGSNRASTPSQAMHAGLADFKANAENKLNLKNKKAADEEEAKAQLKKKGFNDGRSDRLRTKIHSSKDLALIEEEENKRRGNKGARIKKQHTIARKEKAILELPCSVRSFSEAAGVPAARVLRSLMMMGTMANINSTLAQEQAEMVAADIGVDIEFKRAESLETSLINKLEAVEDNPEDLVARPPIVTFLGHVDHGKTSLLDYLIGTKIVTGEAGGITQHIRAYQVKKDGRAVAFVDTPGHEAFTEMRARGANVTDIAILVVALDDGIMPQTEEAISHAKAAGVPIVVAANKCDLPGADLNRLMTQMTEHGLTPSAWGGDVEVVETSAITGKGMDELLETVLTVAELHEYRANPKRAAAGVCLESEQASDRGVIAKVMVQNGTLRVGDIVVCGSTFGRVKALYDTLKRNKQLTEAGPSMPVNITGLDKAPEAGEKFFVLDDIGQARQLAADRENALRAQNLSGTSPKVSFETFQELLQTGKLGVKEEKVVLNLIIRADARGSLEAIEKELTKLDHPEVEIKILQKSVGGITVADVTLASASQAVIVGFNVIPDEAARGLADDRNVEIRRYDIIYNLALDIKALIEGRLKPEERVVELGRALVKQVFAVSRVGTIAGCYVAQGTIERGCRVRVNREGRKIGDYALDTLKRHKDDVKEVPRGMECGIRLGGFNDIKVDDILEAYRIEEVARKLETSRI comes from the coding sequence GTGGCAGTTAGAATTTATTCGCTGGCGAAAGACGTTGGTTTAGACAGCAAAGAGCTGGTCGATCTCTGTGCGCGATTGGGAATCCAAAACAAAGGCAGCGCTCTCGCTAGCCTGGAAGACGACGAGATCGCAAAGATCAAGAAGCATCTCGATGAGAAATCATCGGCGACAGCAGCTCCCCCCCCACCTCCCAAACCCGCTCGCGAGCCTCTCAAAGAGGCTCCCATTCGAGATCTGAGCGGAAAGCTTGGCGGCGCGAAGCGGGACCTCTCGTCTGGCCGTCGCGCGACGGTTGGTACTGGAGTCTCCACCGATGCGCGTGGGGATGCGGAGTACCCCGCCGAGGATGTCTCGACAACCGAACAACCTGTTGCACCCTCTGAATCCGAAGACATCGCTTCCGAGCCGGCACCGGCTATGGTCGCGGAATCCTCTCCGACGGCCGCACCGATCGAGGATGTGGAAATCGACATGCCTGCGGAGTCCGATGCAGTTTCCGAGAAGGAGCTCGCAGAGTCCTCCAAGTCGTCGACACCGGGTCCCTTGCGACGCGACGACTACTACGCACCCGCGCAGACGAGCGGCAAGGTCCGAGTTCTGGGGCGTCAGCGCCCTGCCGCTCCCAGCGCCGACGGTAGCAAGCCATCAGCGGATCGGCCTGATCGCGCCAAGCGATCTCGCGAGCCCGTTTTGAATTTGGCTCGGATTCCTAAGTCCGCGACTCCTCCTCCTTCGGCCAAACCCCAAGAGCAAGCGACGCAAAAGCCGATCGTCAAGCTCACCCCGGACGTGATCCAAGGGGTCAAGAAGGGGATGGAGAAGCCGACGGAAAAGCAGCCACTACCCGGAAAGCAAACCGGAACAGGGGCTGGCAGCAACCGCGCTTCGACGCCGAGCCAAGCCATGCACGCAGGGCTAGCCGACTTCAAAGCGAATGCGGAAAACAAGCTCAACCTCAAGAACAAGAAGGCTGCGGACGAGGAAGAAGCCAAGGCCCAGCTCAAGAAAAAGGGTTTCAACGACGGCCGAAGCGATCGCCTTCGCACTAAGATTCATTCCTCGAAAGATCTGGCTCTGATCGAAGAGGAAGAGAACAAACGACGTGGCAACAAAGGGGCCAGGATCAAGAAGCAGCACACGATCGCTCGAAAAGAGAAAGCGATCCTCGAGCTTCCTTGCTCCGTTCGCAGTTTCTCCGAGGCAGCCGGAGTGCCTGCAGCGCGCGTGCTCCGTTCGCTGATGATGATGGGGACGATGGCCAACATCAACTCGACGCTGGCTCAGGAGCAAGCCGAGATGGTGGCGGCCGATATCGGGGTCGATATCGAGTTCAAGCGAGCCGAGTCGCTCGAAACCAGCTTGATCAACAAACTGGAAGCTGTGGAAGACAACCCGGAAGACTTGGTCGCGCGACCGCCGATCGTCACCTTCCTTGGGCACGTCGACCACGGCAAGACATCCTTGCTCGATTACTTGATCGGCACCAAGATCGTTACGGGCGAAGCGGGTGGTATTACCCAGCACATTCGGGCTTACCAAGTCAAGAAAGATGGGCGTGCGGTAGCGTTCGTCGATACCCCGGGTCACGAAGCTTTTACCGAAATGCGTGCTCGTGGTGCCAATGTGACGGACATCGCGATCCTTGTCGTCGCCCTCGATGACGGCATCATGCCGCAGACCGAAGAAGCGATTTCGCACGCGAAGGCAGCGGGCGTTCCGATCGTCGTCGCAGCCAACAAGTGCGATCTCCCCGGAGCCGATCTCAACCGGCTCATGACGCAGATGACCGAGCACGGTTTGACTCCGAGCGCGTGGGGTGGGGACGTCGAAGTGGTCGAAACCAGTGCCATCACCGGTAAAGGGATGGATGAGCTGCTTGAGACCGTTTTGACTGTCGCCGAATTGCACGAGTACCGAGCCAATCCCAAGAGAGCGGCAGCGGGCGTTTGCTTGGAGAGCGAGCAAGCCTCCGATCGGGGCGTGATCGCGAAGGTGATGGTTCAGAACGGAACGTTGCGAGTCGGCGATATCGTCGTCTGCGGATCGACGTTCGGTCGCGTCAAAGCCTTGTACGACACACTCAAACGAAACAAGCAACTCACCGAAGCGGGTCCCTCCATGCCGGTCAACATCACCGGTTTGGACAAAGCCCCCGAAGCGGGCGAAAAGTTCTTCGTTTTGGACGATATCGGCCAAGCGCGTCAGCTGGCAGCCGACCGCGAGAATGCGTTGCGAGCACAAAACCTTTCAGGAACCTCTCCCAAGGTTTCGTTCGAGACTTTCCAGGAATTGCTGCAAACGGGCAAGCTAGGAGTCAAGGAAGAAAAGGTCGTCTTGAATTTGATCATCCGAGCCGATGCACGCGGATCTTTGGAAGCGATCGAAAAGGAATTGACCAAACTCGATCACCCCGAAGTCGAGATCAAGATTCTTCAGAAGTCCGTGGGTGGCATCACGGTCGCCGACGTTACCCTCGCGAGCGCATCGCAAGCGGTTATCGTTGGATTCAATGTGATCCCCGATGAAGCCGCTCGAGGCTTGGCCGATGATCGTAACGTCGAAATTCGCCGCTATGACATCATTTACAACTTGGCTTTGGACATCAAGGCGTTGATCGAAGGTCGACTGAAGCCCGAGGAACGAGTTGTCGAATTGGGCCGAGCGTTGGTCAAACAAGTCTTCGCCGTTTCCCGCGTCGGAACGATCGCCGGTTGCTATGTCGCGCAAGGAACGATTGAACGCGGTTGCCGCGTTCGAGTGAACCGCGAAGGCCGCAAGATCGGTGACTATGCTTTGGATACCCTAAAGCGTCACAAAGACGACGTAAAGGAAGTCCCTCGCGGCATGGAATGCGGTATCAGGCTGGGTGGATTCAACGACATCAAAGTCGACGACATCCTCGAAGCCTACCGAATCGAAGAAGTCGCGAGAAAATTGGAGACTTCGAGAATTTAA
- a CDS encoding PVC-type heme-binding CxxCH protein, whose amino-acid sequence MNICAPRAWTNLLLLASIATFVLVASLTEQSSLAQTASDRGDPTTAMAPETAAKSFQVPDGYRWDLVLHEPLIRQPLMTTFDDARRMWVMEYRQYPEPAGLKPQSRDAYWRIVYDKQPSPPGLGGVEGIDRVSVHEDRDEDGRYETHHVFLDNLNIATAVAPVPDGVWVLNPPYLTFYPDRDRNLAPDGPPEIHLEGFGLEDTHSVVNSLCLGPDGWLYAAQGSTVSGQVKRYGSADPPINTMGQAIWRYHPQFRQYEVFAEGGGNAFGVAFDDRGDIFSGHNGGDTRGFHYLQGGYYRKGFSKHGSLSNPFAFGYLMPMKHPPIQRFTHAMFMLDRFWNSDATRRMFAIDPLHGKLIETELAPDGSTYSTNDIRDIVSSSDKWFRPVAITEGPDGGVYVCDWYDFQVAHIYAHTGQLDKERGRVYRLVRNQESESVTSPPITTIEGAMQQLRSPIRWQRDQARRWIASRPENVRWQETLASALESEKGDVALEILWTVHACGWIPGTIPHAHTPMPSSLPIERICRWVEHPHPDVRRWLIRLVGDSKAFPDSFGKAVQRLSAKERDVRVLCQIASTARRLPLDSSLAILTPMWSEAFPANDPFLPHLVWWAIEAHAHQPTETVRPILTSADIEQQPWVAEFLFPRLIERFSRVPSEEGWMAVLDVLRRTAQLSNGSLAKSSLRTASATKSIEAFERAFQNRSLKSVPAEVIDALAGLGVPSLPLAIRREDATAIEQGVAIVRDPKAKSEQRVALIRLGGELRIPPFLPALLEEIRNDPADEKSRQAALGAVAGFDDPAIAETILAVWPKLSEESRSIAGATLARRVAWTQQWLNACANNQVDANTLPLDAQRAMRWLENGELQKALERRYPAPSGMNLVSADQAAEKMIPLLDEKPGDPYRGKKLYRTQCGRCHQLFDDGGGIGPDLTGYQRDQLKTLLRNIIAPSLEIREGYQTVVLILDDDSTATGFVESETEDQLVLKGLDGQPQTIEKSAILTRKQQSLSIMPEKLLDALSPQELSDLMAYLRTTQPLND is encoded by the coding sequence ATGAACATCTGTGCGCCGCGAGCTTGGACAAACCTTCTCCTCCTCGCATCCATCGCCACGTTCGTCTTGGTCGCTTCGCTCACCGAACAAAGCTCGCTGGCGCAAACGGCGAGCGATCGCGGCGACCCTACCACCGCCATGGCTCCCGAGACAGCGGCGAAGAGTTTTCAGGTCCCGGATGGATACCGCTGGGACTTGGTCCTCCACGAACCCTTGATTCGGCAGCCCTTGATGACAACATTCGACGATGCGCGGCGAATGTGGGTGATGGAATATCGGCAGTATCCGGAACCCGCCGGCCTCAAACCGCAGAGCCGCGACGCGTACTGGCGCATCGTCTACGACAAACAGCCCTCTCCTCCGGGTCTTGGGGGCGTCGAAGGTATCGATCGAGTCTCGGTTCACGAAGACCGAGACGAGGATGGCCGTTACGAAACCCACCACGTCTTTTTGGATAATCTGAATATCGCCACAGCGGTCGCGCCGGTTCCCGATGGCGTTTGGGTATTGAACCCACCCTACCTGACGTTCTATCCCGACCGCGATCGCAATCTCGCTCCGGATGGACCGCCTGAGATTCACCTCGAAGGCTTCGGACTCGAGGACACCCACTCCGTGGTGAACAGCTTGTGCTTGGGCCCCGATGGGTGGCTCTACGCGGCCCAAGGAAGCACGGTATCCGGGCAAGTCAAACGATACGGATCGGCCGATCCTCCTATCAACACGATGGGGCAAGCAATCTGGCGATACCACCCTCAATTTCGTCAATACGAAGTCTTCGCCGAAGGAGGTGGCAATGCCTTCGGTGTGGCGTTCGACGATCGAGGAGACATCTTCTCCGGCCATAACGGTGGTGACACGCGAGGGTTTCACTATTTGCAAGGAGGTTACTACCGTAAGGGATTTTCCAAACATGGCAGCCTTTCGAATCCCTTTGCGTTCGGGTATCTGATGCCGATGAAACACCCTCCGATCCAACGTTTCACCCACGCCATGTTCATGCTCGATCGCTTCTGGAACTCCGATGCAACCCGTCGCATGTTCGCCATCGACCCCTTGCACGGAAAGCTCATCGAAACCGAGCTTGCTCCCGATGGCTCCACCTACTCGACCAACGATATTCGCGACATCGTCTCCAGCAGTGACAAGTGGTTTCGACCTGTCGCGATCACCGAAGGCCCCGATGGGGGTGTTTACGTTTGCGATTGGTATGACTTTCAAGTTGCTCATATCTACGCCCATACCGGACAGCTAGACAAAGAGCGAGGTCGGGTGTATCGACTTGTTCGGAATCAAGAATCCGAGTCCGTGACTTCGCCGCCCATTACTACGATCGAGGGGGCCATGCAACAATTGCGAAGCCCGATTCGTTGGCAACGGGACCAGGCCCGGCGGTGGATCGCATCCCGACCTGAAAATGTTCGATGGCAGGAAACCCTCGCATCAGCACTGGAATCGGAGAAGGGCGATGTGGCACTGGAGATTCTTTGGACCGTTCACGCGTGCGGCTGGATTCCCGGAACGATTCCCCACGCCCATACCCCTATGCCTTCCTCTCTTCCGATCGAACGAATCTGTCGATGGGTAGAACATCCCCATCCCGATGTCCGTCGATGGCTGATTCGGCTCGTGGGTGACAGCAAGGCATTTCCAGACTCCTTCGGAAAGGCCGTTCAGCGGTTATCTGCCAAGGAAAGAGACGTGCGAGTTCTTTGCCAGATCGCGTCCACCGCGCGGCGCCTGCCCTTAGACTCGTCGCTGGCGATCTTGACCCCGATGTGGTCCGAAGCGTTTCCAGCCAACGATCCCTTCCTCCCCCATTTGGTTTGGTGGGCGATCGAGGCCCACGCCCATCAACCGACGGAAACGGTCAGACCGATCCTGACGTCGGCAGATATCGAACAGCAACCCTGGGTAGCAGAATTCTTGTTCCCGCGATTGATCGAGCGATTCAGTCGAGTTCCTAGCGAAGAGGGATGGATGGCGGTTCTCGATGTTCTTCGACGAACCGCACAACTTTCAAACGGGTCGCTTGCGAAGAGTTCGCTGCGAACTGCCTCAGCCACCAAGTCGATTGAAGCCTTCGAGAGGGCGTTTCAAAACAGATCCCTCAAAAGCGTCCCTGCTGAGGTGATCGATGCGCTCGCAGGACTTGGCGTCCCTTCGCTCCCTCTGGCGATCCGCAGGGAAGATGCGACAGCTATAGAACAAGGAGTAGCGATTGTCCGCGACCCTAAAGCGAAATCGGAACAACGCGTTGCACTGATCCGACTGGGTGGTGAGCTTCGTATCCCCCCCTTCCTTCCAGCATTGCTTGAAGAAATTCGCAACGATCCGGCAGATGAAAAATCCCGGCAGGCTGCCTTGGGCGCCGTAGCAGGTTTCGACGATCCCGCTATTGCGGAAACCATTCTAGCGGTATGGCCTAAACTCTCCGAAGAAAGCCGTTCGATCGCTGGCGCGACCCTCGCGCGACGCGTCGCTTGGACCCAGCAATGGCTGAACGCGTGCGCGAACAACCAAGTCGACGCCAACACCCTTCCTCTAGATGCGCAGCGGGCCATGCGATGGTTGGAGAACGGGGAATTGCAAAAGGCGCTTGAAAGACGCTACCCGGCCCCCTCGGGAATGAATCTCGTCAGCGCCGACCAAGCGGCCGAGAAGATGATCCCACTCCTCGACGAAAAGCCCGGCGATCCCTACCGAGGCAAGAAGCTATACCGAACACAATGCGGTCGCTGCCACCAACTCTTTGACGATGGAGGTGGCATCGGCCCCGACTTGACCGGCTACCAGCGCGATCAACTCAAGACGCTCCTGCGCAATATCATCGCTCCCAGTTTGGAGATCCGTGAAGGCTACCAAACCGTCGTCTTGATCCTCGACGATGACTCGACGGCCACGGGGTTCGTCGAATCGGAAACCGAGGATCAACTCGTCTTGAAAGGACTCGATGGACAGCCACAAACGATTGAAAAATCCGCGATCCTGACCCGAAAGCAACAGAGCCTTTCGATCATGCCTGAGAAATTGCTCGACGCGCTCTCGCCACAGGAATTGAGCGATCTGATGGCCTATCTCAGGACAACCCAACCGCTCAACGACTGA
- a CDS encoding YebC/PmpR family DNA-binding transcriptional regulator gives MAGHSQWANIKHRKAAVDAKRSKLWSKLSKAIIVAAKLGGGDPSSNIRLRTAIIDAKAVSLPRDNIERAIKKGTGEIEGGDVEEILYEGYGPGGVAVLCDILTDNRNRTAPEVRKLFDNHGGKLGSTNCVAYLFERKGVISIKQSTIDLEKLMELALENGAEDVTESGEYFELTCPPEAYSGLVEALESNQVTIETKEVSRVPSTTVEVDSETAVSVMKLLEKLEDHDDVQSVASNVSFTEEQLASFQ, from the coding sequence ATGGCAGGTCACTCGCAGTGGGCCAATATCAAGCACCGAAAGGCCGCGGTTGACGCAAAGCGAAGCAAGCTCTGGAGCAAACTTTCGAAAGCGATCATCGTCGCTGCCAAGCTCGGAGGAGGCGACCCTAGCTCGAACATTCGACTCCGGACAGCTATCATCGATGCGAAAGCCGTTTCGCTACCGCGTGATAATATCGAACGAGCTATCAAAAAAGGGACCGGGGAGATCGAGGGTGGCGATGTCGAAGAGATTCTCTACGAAGGCTACGGACCGGGTGGTGTAGCGGTCCTGTGCGACATCCTTACCGACAACCGGAATCGAACAGCCCCTGAGGTTCGCAAGCTGTTCGACAACCACGGCGGAAAACTCGGTTCCACCAACTGCGTCGCCTATCTGTTCGAACGAAAGGGTGTGATCTCGATCAAACAATCGACGATCGACCTCGAGAAGCTCATGGAGCTCGCGTTGGAAAATGGAGCCGAGGATGTGACCGAAAGCGGCGAATACTTCGAGCTCACTTGCCCGCCCGAAGCCTACAGCGGTTTGGTCGAAGCCCTTGAATCGAATCAAGTTACGATCGAAACCAAAGAAGTTTCTCGAGTTCCAAGCACCACCGTTGAAGTCGATTCGGAAACTGCGGTTTCGGTGATGAAGCTGCTGGAGAAGCTTGAGGACCACGACGACGTGCAGTCCGTCGCCTCCAATGTCAGCTTCACCGAAGAACAGCTCGCTTCCTTTCAATAA
- the rbfA gene encoding 30S ribosome-binding factor RbfA, with protein sequence MTARRLLKAGEAIREVVSMAILTEMRDPRVKNVTVLGVEVAPDMREAKVIVSVMGNKTQQSTSLRGLQNAAGFLQARIADRIDTRYTPRLTFVLDDGIKKSLAVSQILDQIAAERAADQRAKTGDEEVVAEEDLLTDSEEGLDTPEASRSAEKREAAQDE encoded by the coding sequence ATGACGGCACGAAGACTATTGAAAGCAGGGGAAGCCATCCGCGAGGTGGTTTCCATGGCGATCCTGACAGAAATGCGGGACCCTCGAGTGAAGAACGTCACCGTCCTCGGCGTCGAGGTCGCACCCGACATGCGCGAAGCCAAGGTGATTGTCAGCGTGATGGGAAACAAAACGCAGCAGTCCACCAGTCTGCGCGGGCTTCAAAATGCGGCTGGCTTTTTGCAGGCTAGGATCGCCGATCGTATCGACACCCGTTACACACCGAGGCTCACCTTTGTGCTCGACGATGGTATCAAGAAGTCTCTCGCCGTCTCTCAGATCTTGGACCAAATCGCAGCGGAACGCGCTGCGGACCAACGAGCCAAAACCGGCGACGAAGAAGTCGTAGCCGAAGAGGATTTGCTTACCGACTCCGAGGAAGGCTTGGACACCCCGGAAGCCTCCCGCTCCGCAGAGAAACGCGAAGCTGCGCAGGACGAGTAA
- a CDS encoding YceI family protein, giving the protein MVLRFALCAAFVVSSSLVGICQDILKLDNQKSKIEFVGSKPAEKSSHSGGFKEFSAESKVDWQSPEKSTLSIEIKADSLFSDNPKLTDHLKNPDFFDVKKYPTIKFESTKIEPNEEEGVITGKMTMLDKTVEQQVPYKVEVTDTEVVLKADFKLDRTKWGMKYGLPKVSEQVEIKATLTFKRP; this is encoded by the coding sequence ATGGTTTTGCGATTCGCACTTTGCGCTGCATTCGTCGTCTCATCCTCCTTGGTAGGTATCTGCCAAGATATTCTCAAGCTGGACAATCAAAAGTCCAAGATCGAATTTGTCGGAAGCAAGCCAGCCGAAAAATCCTCCCACTCAGGCGGCTTCAAGGAATTCAGTGCAGAGTCGAAGGTCGATTGGCAATCCCCCGAAAAGAGCACCCTCTCTATCGAAATCAAAGCCGACAGCCTTTTCTCCGACAACCCAAAACTCACCGACCACCTCAAGAATCCTGACTTCTTTGACGTCAAGAAGTATCCGACCATCAAGTTTGAGTCGACCAAGATCGAGCCTAATGAAGAAGAAGGGGTCATCACCGGCAAAATGACCATGCTCGACAAGACGGTGGAACAACAAGTTCCCTACAAGGTAGAAGTCACCGATACCGAAGTCGTTCTCAAGGCCGATTTCAAACTCGACCGAACCAAGTGGGGCATGAAGTACGGTCTTCCTAAAGTGAGCGAGCAAGTCGAGATCAAAGCGACCCTCACCTTCAAACGCCCCTAA
- the nusA gene encoding transcription termination factor NusA: MNPQELLRIVDSLHREKQISPDLVIQAIESALITAAKRQFGEDAEVSVKIAPEGGQISASVDGRLLSQDEIGRIGAQTAKQVIIQKLKEAERDARLDEFYGQVGQLVTGIVQRTERGLTIVQLGNVEAILPRSEQIPGESYHNGSRIRAVIYEVKAAGNRVKIILSRSHPSFVQRLFEQEIPEIADEVIKINAISREPGYRSKVAVSSSDQRIDCVGACVGMRGNRIKNVTSELAGERIDIVRWSDDPMVLIPNALQPAEVEQVLLCDMIGRAIALVNEEHLSQAIGRFGQNVRLASKLCSWDIEIMTASELERQIERAMEMFMQLEGMTEEVAQQLVEQGYLSYDDLSVIEPDALMEMGNWTEDEVNAIVEQAEERAEALEIEEEERKIQEKAEKERRATEELEKKERGQPKPAAAVVAVEEAPQAAADEPAPQQSENSQPPENGAESQS, from the coding sequence ATGAATCCTCAAGAACTGCTCCGAATTGTCGATTCGTTGCATCGCGAAAAGCAGATTAGCCCAGATCTGGTCATCCAGGCGATCGAATCGGCGTTGATAACAGCTGCCAAGCGTCAATTTGGCGAGGACGCAGAGGTATCGGTCAAGATTGCACCGGAAGGTGGTCAGATCAGTGCTTCGGTGGACGGGCGTTTATTGAGCCAGGACGAGATTGGCCGGATCGGCGCCCAGACCGCAAAGCAGGTCATCATCCAGAAGCTCAAAGAAGCGGAGCGCGACGCTCGCTTGGATGAATTCTATGGACAGGTCGGTCAACTGGTCACCGGAATCGTACAGCGAACCGAGCGGGGTTTGACCATCGTTCAGCTTGGAAACGTCGAGGCCATTCTCCCTCGTAGCGAACAGATCCCCGGAGAGTCGTATCACAACGGGTCCCGCATCCGCGCTGTCATTTACGAAGTCAAGGCGGCCGGCAACCGCGTCAAGATCATCCTTTCTCGCTCCCACCCCAGCTTCGTCCAGCGGCTTTTTGAGCAAGAAATCCCTGAAATCGCAGACGAAGTCATCAAAATCAATGCGATCAGCCGCGAGCCCGGCTACCGCAGCAAGGTAGCTGTGAGCAGCTCCGACCAGCGCATTGATTGCGTGGGGGCTTGCGTGGGCATGCGAGGCAATCGGATCAAAAACGTGACGAGCGAGTTGGCGGGAGAGCGAATCGACATTGTTCGCTGGAGCGACGACCCCATGGTCCTCATCCCCAATGCTTTGCAGCCCGCCGAGGTGGAGCAGGTGTTGCTTTGCGATATGATCGGCCGCGCGATCGCTTTGGTTAACGAAGAGCACCTCTCCCAGGCGATCGGTCGTTTCGGCCAGAACGTACGGCTGGCTAGCAAGCTTTGCAGCTGGGACATCGAAATCATGACCGCCTCCGAACTGGAGCGTCAGATCGAGCGGGCCATGGAAATGTTCATGCAGCTCGAGGGGATGACCGAGGAGGTGGCACAGCAATTGGTCGAACAGGGATACCTGTCCTATGATGACCTCTCCGTCATCGAGCCCGATGCCTTGATGGAAATGGGGAACTGGACCGAAGACGAAGTCAACGCGATTGTCGAGCAAGCCGAAGAGCGAGCCGAGGCGTTAGAGATCGAAGAAGAAGAACGAAAGATTCAGGAGAAGGCAGAAAAAGAACGACGAGCCACCGAAGAGCTTGAAAAGAAAGAGCGAGGGCAACCGAAGCCCGCAGCGGCAGTCGTCGCTGTGGAGGAAGCCCCACAGGCTGCGGCAGACGAGCCAGCACCTCAGCAATCTGAGAATAGCCAGCCCCCCGAAAATGGAGCAGAATCGCAAAGCTAA
- the hisD gene encoding histidinol dehydrogenase, which produces MSQPLSSAVRLERLDASGPDFASSIARLRKKLSPDGSVVSPRGRELTLRVFGEPLTPGQVVQRICTDVREQGTEAVIRYAKQLDNPDSRADNLRVPLEQMEAAHAAASDSFLQAVRRIRKNIETFQKGILHQNVSITPEPGVVLEQRYTPLRRIGICVPGGAAAYPSTVLMTAVPAQCAGVSEIAIVAPPTPLGAYNPDMLAVCYELGIREVYAVGGAQAVASLAYGIPEIQAVDKIVGPGNLFVALAKRFVYGHVDIDSIAGPSEVVVLVDATTQPEFAASDVLAQAEHSPGASIVVGWDAEMLDRVEQSVNDQIRKLERADLTIASLNEFAALILCRDEDEACKVTNEIAPEHLQIAIENPRRLLPKITNSGATFLGPYSPVALGDYAAGPSHVLPTGGTARWASGLSSNHFLRSSSVIEYDQNALHGIADEIAILADKEGLTAHKHSVLDRV; this is translated from the coding sequence ATGTCTCAGCCTCTATCCTCCGCCGTTCGCTTGGAACGGCTCGACGCTTCCGGTCCAGATTTCGCTTCTTCCATTGCCAGGCTACGAAAGAAGCTCAGCCCTGACGGATCCGTTGTATCGCCGAGAGGGAGGGAGCTGACGCTTCGGGTCTTCGGCGAACCCTTGACGCCTGGTCAAGTCGTCCAGCGTATCTGCACCGATGTACGAGAGCAGGGCACGGAGGCAGTCATCCGGTATGCCAAACAGCTAGATAATCCGGACTCTCGAGCAGACAACCTGCGTGTACCGCTAGAGCAAATGGAGGCAGCCCACGCAGCCGCCTCCGACTCATTCCTGCAAGCCGTCCGGCGTATTCGCAAGAACATCGAAACGTTCCAAAAAGGGATCCTCCACCAAAACGTCTCGATCACCCCCGAACCCGGCGTCGTCCTAGAACAACGCTACACCCCCTTGCGACGCATCGGAATCTGCGTCCCAGGCGGTGCGGCCGCTTACCCCTCTACGGTCCTCATGACCGCAGTCCCAGCCCAATGCGCCGGCGTATCAGAAATCGCCATCGTCGCTCCACCGACTCCGTTGGGCGCCTACAACCCGGACATGCTGGCCGTTTGCTACGAACTGGGCATTCGCGAAGTCTACGCAGTCGGGGGCGCGCAAGCCGTCGCATCCCTCGCGTATGGAATTCCTGAGATTCAAGCCGTTGACAAGATCGTCGGCCCTGGAAACCTCTTTGTTGCCCTCGCCAAACGATTCGTCTACGGGCATGTCGACATCGATTCCATCGCGGGGCCGAGCGAAGTCGTCGTGCTGGTTGATGCAACCACCCAACCTGAATTCGCAGCCTCCGATGTCCTCGCACAAGCCGAGCACTCCCCAGGCGCCAGCATCGTGGTGGGATGGGATGCCGAAATGCTCGATCGCGTCGAGCAATCGGTAAACGATCAAATTCGAAAGTTGGAGCGAGCCGATCTGACAATCGCTTCGCTCAACGAATTCGCAGCTCTGATTCTTTGCCGCGATGAAGACGAAGCGTGCAAAGTCACCAACGAAATCGCCCCCGAGCACTTGCAAATCGCCATCGAGAATCCTCGCCGGCTCTTGCCGAAGATCACCAACAGCGGCGCCACGTTCCTTGGTCCCTACTCCCCGGTCGCGCTCGGTGACTACGCGGCAGGCCCATCGCACGTCCTCCCGACAGGCGGTACCGCCCGCTGGGCATCCGGTTTGTCATCGAACCATTTCCTTCGATCGAGCAGCGTGATCGAGTACGACCAAAACGCATTGCATGGCATCGCCGACGAAATCGCGATCCTGGCCGACAAAGAAGGGCTCACCGCCCACAAACACAGCGTCTTGGACCGCGTCTAG